The Scatophagus argus isolate fScaArg1 chromosome 12, fScaArg1.pri, whole genome shotgun sequence genome includes the window GAGAAGAAGCTGGGGTTCTAGCAGTAATGTATTATTGATGTCAAAGGGATTAATGCATTAAATATTAACTCATGAtacaataaaattatttaaattcaaTCTACTGTTTTTTATCTTGCCCATTTGTCTAATCTGTTATACGGGTTGTGAAACCGCTCTTTTCAAGGTGCCGGTGTTGAAGCCAATGGACCTGATGGTGGAGGTGAGCCCGCGGCGAGTGTTTGCCAACGCCCACACTTACCATGTCAACTCCATCTCTGTCAACTCCGACTATGAGACTTACATGTCAGCTGATGACCTGAGGATCAACCTCTGGCACCTGGACATCACGGACCGCAGCTTCAGTATCCTTTGTGGGCCGCAGAGTGAATGCAAAGCgaggaagagagaagacaaaGCTACGTGCAGTCGTGTAGGcgtgaacacacatgcacaaacacatttaaaagggAAAAGATTTATTAAAGCATAACAACAAGGGTATTTCATGCATACATTAACACATAAATTCTTACACAGGCTCAGTAATGAGTTACTGCCCaccacactttctctctctctcacacacacacacatacacgcactaAATTCTCACCCTGCAAATCCCACTTTGTTGTAAAGAAATgcgcaaaaacacacagtgttggGGGAGGGGAATATTATTCTTGAGGAGTTAAAATGAAGCTTAATGAATAATTCAAAGGCTGCATAAATATTTCAGGCCCTCTCTGAGTTCTAATCCAGCTCAGTGGGACACAGCACAGTCATATCCCTGACCCAGACAGGATTTATAATATTGCAATTTATCCGAATTATTTTTCACCCAACAATCCCCCCCAAGACATATTTAtattggtttgtttatttttttctgtaaattatttacattgtgttggttttatatacatttacatacacttgTGCTTTTATTCTGCATGTGGGTCACGAATGGGCTTCCACATCAATTCAGACACAACCTCATTAGTTTCTCTTTCAGTCAGGTAGTGAATAAAATCacgaatgaatgaataagtacatacagcagagcagacTCCGGTTCAGACCGAAACAAACTACAGGCCCTGGGACGTTGACTCTCTTTGTTGTCCTCCTGAGCGATGCTTTCTCTCAGACATTGTGGACATCAAGCCAGCCAACATGGAGGATCTGACAGAAGTGATCACAGCAGCTGAGTTTCACCCCCACCACTGTAACCTGTTTGTCTATAGCAGCAGCAAAGGCACCCTGCGCCTCTGTGACATGAGAGAAGCGGCATTGTGTGACAAACACTCCAAATGTGAGTAAACCTGCTGAAAAGCTGTGAGTcgtaacattgttttttttttctctctctctccaaaagCTAAGCTTAAAGCTATCATTGAATTTTTCAATGATTAATAGAGTaataggataaaaaaaatattttgctttattaaaaagcagaagtaaatacagtatgtgaagACAGGTCCCTTAAAAAAAGGTGTAGGGCAACCAAAATAAACAAGTCTAATGAACTAACAGAGACACTTTACTCATGTTATGTTAATTGCAAACATTAATGTTACCTTGTGTCGGGTCTGCTGTGATGGACTGGATGCTGGGTGATGTTGTGCTGTGGTGGTAGTTAGATTTTACATTAGACACACTGTCCAAACGTTTCATTGGGTTTCAGCTTGAAATGATCCTAAACTTTGGAcacttgttgttttctctcgcctgtctttcctcttctccactcgctgttttctcttcctgtgtaTCGGGAATGATCATCTGCCTGAAAAAGAGAGCACTGTGTGTGGTTACATGAATTAAATGAAACTTTGATGCAAAGAGTTTGCGTCAAGTTTTTTGTAACCGACTTCGTCGAGTTAATCAAGGTATCGTTTCGGTCTCGGTGTTTAGTTTGTAGTAAACTAACTTAGACCcttctgaacatttttttctccgAATGATAATATTTCTTTCCACTGTCATTAATGTAGAATGGACTTAGTTTAGCCATGAATCTGCTGTCCCTTAGGAAAagcagttcagttcatttcacaTGTTCTCTTAGGCCTCGGGCTTTCTTAGCTTTCCTGTTTATTTCAAAGTTGAAGCTTCACATCTCTGATCAGTATGAGTCACTAGTGCAACGGAGCACCTTGACAAGCAGCAAAAGACTTAGATTTTGTTTGCTACATTTAATAATGTCTGTTCATTCCTTTCTTtatgatgttatttttataaGATCTTTGAAATGTGCTCACTATACTCAGAATCAGACGACAACACCTGTTCAGCAATGCACAGTCTGTCCTCCTTCATTTGTGTACATGAGTTTTAAAGACACTCACACCCAGCAGTGTTTCTGATCATCATTTGGCtaccccccccctctctctgtctctcccgttattctgtctcctcctctccagtgTTTGAGGAGCCCGAGGACCCCAGCGCCCGTTCCTTCTTCTCCGAGATCATCTCCTCTGTGTCGGACGTCAAGTTCAGCCACAGCGGTCGCTACCTGCTCACCAGAGACTACCTGACTGCCAAAGTCTGGGATCTCAATATGGAGAGCAAGCCCCTGGAGACATACCAGGTGGGTGACAGTCCATGTGAAAGCACGAGGGAAGTGTTAAAATACAAGAGAACGTGAATATTTTCTCTCAGGCTCCGCTGCTGTGATGGGATTCCTTCTGGCAAGGAGCAAATGTACCGCAAGCAAGATGAACTGATCAGCAGTCCAGGAAGCATTAAcatattttctcttgtttccCCTCACTGTACCCCTCAGAGGGTTGAAATCATTGCAGATCTGATTAATATAATGATGCTGAATGATCACCTGTTTTCTACTTATACGGTTTTTCAGTATAAACTGGAAACTCCAGTCGTGGTATACGACTGATATTCCTCTACTTCCTCTTGTCACTCCGCAAATATTCTACATTGTGTTCAAGTGGAAGGTTTATGCTGTTGTTGCCCCAGACTGTTAACACTGAGTCATGGCCTTTAGACTGTATAGCCCAGTGGTTCTCATTATTTCTCTGCTGATACCCATCCCAACACAACATTGCCACAGCACTGCCaccatgtctttttttcccccttttaaatcattttatttaaatatatcaaCCAAATCAACCAACAGTAACagtattattcttattattattagcttATAATGTTGTGCTGATTAATAAATAGAACAAGTTGGTTTCACACTGATAATTGACACAAAAACCAAACCTTATATatatttacttgtatttttttgtattcaatCCAGCTACATTAGAGAAAAGTTAAGCTCAGGCGCTTTGGGATACGAAaccctttttccttttccatgtAGTTGAGTGTTTTTGCTCGTATGAGGGAAGGACCCTTCTGTTCTCTTACACCTGCTGTCCTCACTTTGTCATGCATAAACATGTGTTTTTTGACTTTGGTAAGTCCAACAGACCAAAAGATGTccgtgtgtgttttatgttacaGATTGGTGgaaaattcaagaaaaaatctgacaaaagggtcggaaaaacaaatgcagataGTTATATACCAAACTTGAGGGGATTTTGGACTGATGTATTAGAATCTCCATCAGTTCAAGAGACTTGGGGAAGCTGCTCTTGTGGCTCTTGGTACTGGCCTAACACCGCACTAAGACATGCTTCTCTGAACTCAGCACAGCACTGTTCAGATGTTTGTCATGCAGGTTATTCATTCTTCCCATCCAGTcttgtgtgttgctgctgaggTTCCTTGAGCAGAGCCAAGAAGTAGCATGTAAATTCAAAGTTCACTTGgttgatgtcagtgtttgtaaTTGAAATTGCTGTTGGTTTGTCCAAACTGCTGGGTGACTAAATGTTCCTTTACTGAAAGAGGGCCTTGTCATACTGGAAATATGCAAATTTGGAGACAGAAATGAGTCATGAGAAGACGGTTTGTACCACAATCACAGTACTTACTgatgattagattttttttttgcaagaccTTTTAAGGATGATTGGATTGATTACGCGCCAGAGAATGCGCTTTTGCTCATCAGTACAGAATCACTCGAAATCTTTGCTGTGGCCCAAGTTTTTTCTACTTTAGACAATTATCATGATGTCGTATATGTAGGACGGTGGTTAAGAGGACTTGACATACTGTTGAAATTtgtatacataaaaaaaacGAAGTACTGTGTTTGTCTCTCGGCTCACttgtttacagtgtttacagtaGCTTCTGTTTATGCATGTATGCACAGTACAAGTATTTAtcaactgctttttttttttttttttttttttttccagcttgtGTTTTGCATTCGTGCCGCGAGCATGTgggtgaacgtgtgtgtgtgtgtatttgcctgACGTGTTAGGGCCCATGAGCCTGCCAGGAGTGGGAGGCTAAGACGCACCGGTGCTATTTATAGGCTGCCGAGCCTCCAATCATAAAGTGAAAGGGGAAGGAGGGATACCTTATACAGCGCCCAACACCTAGATCTGCAATGCAGTacggagggggaggaagaggggcgGAGGGATAGACAAGGAGGGGTGAGGGTTTGGGAGAGAGTgcgaggaggagggaaggggagagTTTGTGGTAAGATAAAGGGATGACAGATCTGATTTTGCTCAATTCGTACTCTTCATTACTTGTGGAACAGGAAAAATCCACAAGGGATGAGGCAGTGTACTCTAAATCAGATATCATGcagactgggggggggggctataTATTTAGCTTCAGCTGACACTGTATCATTTCACCCCGAGAACAAAGACCCATAAGGGAAAACCAAAATGTCACCAGGTTTGATGTACAACCAAGAGCCGACCTCAGCTTGAGCGTTTATTGATTGCGAGGTGACTGCTGACTTTATGCAGAATGTGAAAGTAGGGGGCTTAATGCAGAGGACGGCAACTGGACCAAACTGTGGATTTCAACCCTTTGCATCACCGAGCAGACACAGTGCTGACACACGCAGGTCGAAGGACAGCACGAGGGAAAACACTTATTagtcagtgaatgtgtgtgtgcgcatgtgtgttcatatgcGTGTCTCTGTTATCGTGCCCTTGGTAGGTTTGGATGTTAATGCATTTTCTGATATGGAAACGGAGAGTTTAGATTAAAATGTACTCTTGGCTCCTACTGAAGTTGCCAGGAAGGTTTGTATTTCAACTTGcccatgtttttaaatgtgtttttctgctcactCTTCCATTTATAGTTTATATAGAGAGTCAGCACCTGGGAGTCAAACAGCTGTGGACTCACTTGTTCATCTTTGCATGTGCTTCCTTCAGGTTCACGATTACCTCCGCAGCAAGCTGTGCTCTCTTTATGAAAACGACTGCATCTTTGACAAGTTTGAGTGTGCCTGGAACGGCTCGGACAGGTACCacaagtgtttttctgtgcttgtAATAACTAAATATCCCAACATGAAAGCACGTTAAACAAGactttttatacattttgtgGAGTGGTTTGATTCACGGTTAAGTAAAGTCCGTTCAGCCAAAATGTAAAACCCCATACATTTGTTAAAATATAGTATTTTACCATGCATATAGTTACTGATTAATGTGTTGAGATTTAGTGATCTGTGAAAACAATCCTCTGAACAGTTTGCTAAACATCTGTTTAACCTAAAAGTAAATTTTTTTTGGATTGTCCAGCATAGCCAGGAAGCTGTTACAAAaaagacagtcagtcagtcagtgctgaTTGTATTGCACTATTTCTAATTCAGGCTGCTTTATTCTTTTACTCCTCTAAAATTCAAAGGAAAGTTTCGCACTTTTGTactgcattttttctttaaaagccATATGAGCCAGTTTTCGGATTTATATTTCACttgcaaaacataaaattacCTTATGCGTTGTGTCGTTACAGATTAAATTATTCATCGGTTAAGAAACATTCTGTATGAGTAGTTTGAGAACATTTTGCAGATAATACTTCTATGTAATTGTAGTATGTTATACTTTACTATAGATACAGACATTATAGTAACAATAGTATAGATACTTTACAGATAGTATAAGGATCTGAATTTGTACTTGTGTGCACCACAATTAAATGTTAGTTATCTTAAAACCCAGCCAAATataactgaaataattttcataTCCAGATGTTCCAGTGGCTAAGTGGTTAGGTTAGTTAAGGTTAGTTTGCGAAAATTAATATAATTAGTGAAGGGCTTCACCAGCTTAATatgtgagagtgagagataaTGAAAGTCTCTAAGACTGTAGCAAGTGatcctttctctcctcttcctcttttcagtgTGATCATGACCGGAGCCTACAACAACTTCTTCCGCATGTTTGACCGGAACACCAAACGCGACGTGACCCTGGAAGCGTCAAGAGAAAGCAGCAAACCTCGAGCTGTCCTTAAGCCACGGAGGGTCTGTGCCGCCGGAGGAAAGCGCCGGAAGGACGATATCAGCGTGGACAGTCTGGACTTCACCAAGAAGATCCTCCACACAGCATGGCACCCGACTGAGAACATCATTGCCATCGCAGCCACGAACAACCTGTACATTTTTCAGGACAAACTCAACTCGGAAATGCATTAAAGAACATTGGCGGTGGATACAAATGAGTTTATACCTGAACATGCATCTATGCCAGAATGTACACATTTGCAGACATGTATCCACAGGAATATGCCTaacacatccacatacacaatcggaaaacacacacatgcacacacacatctgggtCTACTCTTTGACACACCCCCCCTCACCTCTTCCCCAGCCTCTCAGAACTGAAAGGACCTAGAAAGGGCTCGAGAAGGAATGGGCTGGATTACGCATTATGGATTGCAAAATTGTGgattttttaattgttaagcTCTGGATTGTGCTTGATGGTGTGTTGATTGCTACAGCTCAGCTTCTGGGAGGGGGGGAGTAACACCCTCCCCCCCAGACTGGAGAGACgtttacatgttttatgttatttttctatttttagtattatttttttcttttttttttggttcttcaggctcttttgctttctccacctcctcctccctctcctcccctccttcctgtATTTGTGTGCTCGAGCAAAGCCTATTCTTATCCCTTGCCCACTGTTTCGTGTAACAAAAACCCTTCGTGTTTGTCAACCAGTGGCGCTGATGAAAAAATGGGCCTTTTATGTAACTGGCTGTTGGTTTGATTTCAGATAAGCTACCCCACTTCTGCTTTTGTAATTTTGtgttaaattacattaatgaCGGCAACTGCGATGACAGTGacaatttaaaatgatatgTTTAATGTGCAACGATGACCTCGGGACCCTCCCCTTAACCCACGTGCACCCAGACGCCTCTGAACTCAACTGGACCATGTTCAGTGAGGTAAAACATTTACAGTCCTGCAGATAGAAGCAGAAGTTAATAGGTCAATACACTGCGGCTTAATATGAGGATACTCTCTCATATATCTGCTTCACACACTGTGTCGTCAGTCGttgatgttttcactgctgaaacAGGTCCCTTAAACATCTCAGATTGTGGTTTCTGCTTCTGGTATGAAGCTGCGACCTGTGCTACTTTGCCGTTGAACACAGCTCAAGtcgagcaaaaaaaaaaaaaaaaaaacgattaaaagaaaacaaactaaaataatttcagcagtcaaatgaaaagatgcTGCATGTAAAACCAAATTAGCCTAGGTGTTTATaaactgactgatggactgtCTTGGCTGCCTTCTTAACCATTTAGACCCAGCTGTACAAAGGCTTCAGGGGCCCCGGGGCCCTATGCAGCACGAGTAACCATAGATGACCGAGCTCTCCTACCTTTATTTGTGTCTTCAGACACTGAAGCATGTTTACTAGTGTTCGGTTCATACACTTACGTGTACATTTTGAATGAAGCCGTCAAGGAATCAGTTTCTACTCGACTGAAACTGAGAACCAAGAAGAATGGGgaatgttttcattaatgttgttctctaaaagaaaaaagacgGGGAAAATAATCGAAGGGTGTCTGTATATATCAACTCTGATTTTGACATGTatgagttttagtttttttaacaCTGATAAACAGACTGGACTCCATCATCTGTACTGATGATTGCCTccaaagctgcagcagagatcGTACTTTTATCTTTTTAGCCTTCCTCACCGATTACTTTACTGATGTGCagaggcttttatttttagatgacagtttattcttttatttatcctttttctttttggaaaacaTCTGTGAGTGTCACTCAGCATCCTGACTAAACTAATTTTGAttcacatatttttgtgttaatgTATGTTGATGATAGAATTGTCTAATGGACAGTTATAAATAttgttaatatgttttttttctgaataaagATTTCAACGAAATTGCATCCAATGAGCGTACCTCTGTGATTTTTACTGCAATGTAATTATGTACAACTAATAATAATTGCCAGTGCCATAAAGGAAATGTAGACTATATAACTTCAGTTTATATGGGCCTATAAGGAGTCATTACACATTAGTGAAGTCGTTTGGTCTAAAACGCCACCTAGCGTCATTACACACTTACTACATCTGGAAACAAATTATACTGGAATATCCTCCCGAGCCTTATCTGCTTTGTCCGCTCCTCCACTGCAAgctgaaaaaatataaaaatacatggCATTCAGCCATCACTGACTTCATTATTTgcacttgtgtttttcctgctgcctcATGTCAAAATATCTTGTCTATGTAAAAGCTCTATTGCACTGAAATGGTGATCTTAAATGTATACTGAATGAGCAAAACGAATAATTACAAGCTTAAAAAATCAAGACTAAGAGCATGCTTCACACCTTAAAACGctcaatttaaaataacataatgcaattaatgttgaataaaaacagcaacaagcagATGTTTTCATGATGTTTATGAACATCCTAATGTCAAACACATCATCACTCAGGGACTGCAAATATATCTCAATATATTAAACCTCTGCACGGCAGAGGTGGACATaaacaaaagaggagaaagataaAAGCAAGAGGAGAAAATGCAAGACACGTGAGAACAGAGGAACCAGAGATAAAGTTGGATAACTGCTCTGTAATAAATACAAGATGCAGCTGAGCTTTTTAAAGGTTAaggataaaaacacaattttgtcCATATTATTTTTTGAGGCAATGTCTTATTAGGCActtgaaaataattttccaaTACCATCCATTTCAAAATTACACCATACATAGACTGTATAATCTGTATATGATTAAAGCTTGACTGCAAAGGGAACCCTTACAAAGTTATCATCGGCATGACAACCTtttgtgtataaaataaaaaagaaacttttactTCTACAAATTGATCACAGGCACAGCAATTTTCAACAGTTCCACAAGgaaactgtaaaaatgtaaatagtGATGATTTTGGCCACAAATATTAAATAACTATACATAGAAATCAGTGTGGCACACGCAGTGTTTCTATaaggaacaaagaaaatcaaaatgacttCATTAGCAGATTAACTATGATGAGCACGTGTGTAGCTTAAACTGGATGAAATGCGGACGACCACATTTGGAGGTTTAGAGCGTTCTTCTTGATCTTACCTTAGTGTTTGACAATAAATTAAACCTATCTTTAATATAAgcacatgtgcgtgtgtttctcCCGTTTgtaaatttttcttttaattacatTACCCATTCTCATTTGGCTCAAAAGCTACAAGAATACAAATGCACTCTCACTCAAGTTGTACAACAAGACTGATACCACAAATGTCTATCTGTCCACCCCCTACAGGTGGACAGCATTACAATTAGATTCTGCACAGAACAGTGTTGCACACCCATTAATGTTCTTCGACTGAAGATAGtattatcatcatcatacaATTTATTCCTCCCAGAGGTGTGTTTGCCGGCTCTCTGTTCTTCTATCCCCCCTCCTGAGTCACAGTTTCCGTTTCAGCCTCTGCCTCCGAGTGCTGCTCCAGCTGAGCAGTCAGGAAGGGGTTGAAGAAGAAGTCAAAACCAAACTGCAAGGCATGCTGAGCCGTACGCCTCCAGTCGTGTTCTATCTTGTACTGCCTGCGGCTGGGCATGCGGGCATTGTCACACGACATGCAGTGAATGGCTTTCAGTTCAAACACGGGCCATTTGGAGCCTAAACGACCCTCCAGTATGGTACTAAACTCCACCATGCTTCCTGTTTTTAAGTGTAAAAGCACAGACTTGAACTCGTTACTAGCCTTCAAAACTATGTCCTTAGTCGCGTCTTCGTCCTCTATGATTGTCCCGTTTTTGGTCTTCCTCTCCAGCGGCATGCCCATAGTGACTTCAAATTTGTATCGATCAAAGCGTTTGATGTGACATTCGTGCTTGGCCAGTTTTTTCAGCTTACAGAGAGGATCCTCTGGTGGAGGAGCTGGGACAGGACGAGGCTGAGGCACAGCTGTGGCGTTTTTCACCTCCTCGCACAAAGGATATGGATCGCCATACAGGCACCGCATCCAGTTTCCTAAAAATACGGGCAGCAGGTTGATAACCGAATGCGGCCCGTTCTCAATGTCAGTCACGCGGACATATTTGAAGCGTCCAGTCCAGGTGACGCGATGTCCTTCGAGATGAGAGCAGAGAATCTGAGTTTGGGCCATGTTGGACTCTTTCCAGGCCTGAGGGCCACAGAGGTTGCTGTATTCAGGCCACGTCAGTGTGGAGTTATAAACCTTCATTCCTTCAGACCTGTAGACGTACATCCAGCAGAAGAGCACCACAGCACTGAGCCACACCAAGATGAGCTTGACAATGCTGCTCCGTGACAAAGAGCGAAAAACCACGATGGGGTTGAGGCTGAAGCGGGTCCAAAGCCTCAGCACTACAGGCACGAAGCAAACTGTCAGTGTGACTACCATCTTGGTTAGCTCCAGGGCAAGAAACCACTGCAGCAACTGGATGATAAGCATTGCAGCCAGGCCCAAGGAGAGTACAGGAAGggcaaacaggaagaggaagtagCCAACGCACGTTCGGATGAGTCCTATTGCAGTGGCATTATTAAGGAGCACCAAGGTGAGCTCACACCAGGTGAAACAAACCAGGTAGGGCACCAGGCACAGGTAGGTGCCCTTGAAGCCTCTCAGCTGGGCCATACGGAAGAGGAGATAGAAAAGGTGTCCATAAAGAAGACAGGGCACCCCCAGGTTCAACACCACCATGTCCCCTAGAGGCACAGTGATGAATGTCATCCCAAAGATCCTGAGGAACCAGAAGGAGTCTGGAAGCAGGAGAGTGAGGGAACATGCTCCGGAGAGGACCTCTGTGAGGAGGGCTTTACGAGCGAAGAGCTGAGCAGACGCATGAAGGCTGAGGAAGGCGGTGACGGTGAAGAAGAGAGCAACAGTAGCCAACTCGGAGCTGGGGATCCAGGATTTATCAGCAACAGGGAAGGAGAAAACCACAAAGATCACCGAGAACAAGAAGTACCTGAGAACCGAAAGAGACAGGATGTATTCACTTTGCTGCAGGAGTATTTTTTGCCAATTTAGCATAATATGTGTATTTGCCATCTcattagttttcttttgtttctctttgttttgagCGTACTTCACCACCCCTATTTATACAACCCAGCCTGAGCTAAGCAAACACTGCATGATTGTATCTGCTGAAGTGAAATGTCAAACTAGTAAAACGTGAACAAATCCAAACTTTACCTTTGCAAATAACAGAGACTCTGAACAAAGGAACGAATATGTCTCCATTTTGATTCTTGTAACCAGAGATGTACTTACAGATAAGGCTCCAAGTGTGTCCATCCAAAGTTGGTCTCAGCCTGCTCCAGATCTAGACCTGGTTCAAAGTGAGTCAGCAGGTCTGTCAGAGCCCGGAAATTTTCCCACGCTTTTGAATTCTGCATGGAAAGATGCTCGTTAATTTctgttcacatttaaaaaaaggttataTTAAAGTTACACAAGGTCAATTAGCCAACATCAACAATATTTTGATGCTAACCTGAAATACCCGCAGTGTGCAGATGACCATGGAGAAGAACGAGAGGTAAAAAACCAGCAGAgggatgaggaagatgaagaactCGACTGTGAGGTTGGAAAtgataaagaagaaaataagcgCGTTGACATGGTGCGTGGGGATCAGGGTGCTGAGCCACTGCATGCCAGCCCGTGATGCCCAGTCAATGAGGTGCTCCTTGATCTCCAGTAAAGCGTACAGAGGAAACTTCAGAATCTGGGAGGGAAGCACAGGAGAGCACCGGGGCAGCGTTAGTACATCACCAAGGTCCGGAAATGCAAAAACCGTTAATTTCCAAAGCGGTCAAACATCCAagtgacaacaaacaaaacacatttttgagtgTGTTTAAACCAACAAGATAAAAAGCCACATGCTTCCAAAGTCTGAGCGATTCCTACCTTTTGGTGCAAAGGAAGTTCGTCTGGATTCTTCACGACTacatcatcgtcgtcgtcgtcgtcatcatcGCCTCCTGCTGCAGCCATGACCGGTGAAGGAGCAATACCCTGAGCATACTTCTTAGTCATCTCAACAAAGTCATCGAGACCGACGTGTGAGCTGGCTACAACGACAAACAGAGGACACATGGTGTACGTTAAGTATGTATGTCAGTGTAATTTTGAAAGTTGTGtcttaaaacatttattaaaaagaaTTCTAACCAGGaaccaaaaaaacatcttaGATAAATCACAATTGTACATAGGGATAAAGTTGGGGCCCTATTTCAAACCAAATGTACCTTCCCTGGTGACCATAGTCTCCAGGACTCTCCTCTGTTTCTTGGCAGAGCTGTTTAGTGGCCCTGGAGACATTGGTTTGCCTGCagatataaaagaaaagaaatctgtttAACATGCAACTAGTATTTCTGTGCCCCTTTAGAATAATTTCAATCATGTGGAGTGGACAACTTCTACTTTTATACATTACTTTAA containing:
- the LOC124067808 gene encoding serine/threonine-protein phosphatase 2A 55 kDa regulatory subunit B gamma isoform, with the translated sequence MGEDTDATPTLNHRGFLPDHNYVTEADIISTVEFNHTGELLATGDKGGRVVIFQREPESKTEPFSQGEYNVYSTFQSHEPEFDYLKSLEIEEKINKIRWLPQQNAAHFLLSTNDKTIKLWKVSERDKRPEGYNLKDEEGRIKDISTVTSLQVPVLKPMDLMVEVSPRRVFANAHTYHVNSISVNSDYETYMSADDLRINLWHLDITDRSFNIVDIKPANMEDLTEVITAAEFHPHHCNLFVYSSSKGTLRLCDMREAALCDKHSKLFEEPEDPSARSFFSEIISSVSDVKFSHSGRYLLTRDYLTAKVWDLNMESKPLETYQVHDYLRSKLCSLYENDCIFDKFECAWNGSDSVIMTGAYNNFFRMFDRNTKRDVTLEASRESSKPRAVLKPRRVCAAGGKRRKDDISVDSLDFTKKILHTAWHPTENIIAIAATNNLYIFQDKLNSEMH
- the wfs1b gene encoding wolframin, with amino-acid sequence MEPSLTSNPAMPRPSRSSPSILRPEPSSSDPSSSTTALTSDHPKPKLTMPTPPATPSYSPSTASPQTSPGLSSCSSSVSTMPASPVRQPIRSPSQVGRSQLNAASVENPSTGSTATGAAAKAPQPPPTPEPEEPEEEVSFEDLEERARSGDAKAQTKMGRYFLALAEERDEELNNCTGVTWLVQAAKQGRKDAVKLLQQCLASRKGITLENFEDVKKLCTETRFERGVRKAALLMYWKLNPERKKTVAVSEMLENVEHVHTEPGKPMSPGPLNSSAKKQRRVLETMVTREASSHVGLDDFVEMTKKYAQGIAPSPVMAAAGGDDDDDDDDDVVVKNPDELPLHQKILKFPLYALLEIKEHLIDWASRAGMQWLSTLIPTHHVNALIFFFIISNLTVEFFIFLIPLLVFYLSFFSMVICTLRVFQNSKAWENFRALTDLLTHFEPGLDLEQAETNFGWTHLEPYLYFLFSVIFVVFSFPVADKSWIPSSELATVALFFTVTAFLSLHASAQLFARKALLTEVLSGACSLTLLLPDSFWFLRIFGMTFITVPLGDMVVLNLGVPCLLYGHLFYLLFRMAQLRGFKGTYLCLVPYLVCFTWCELTLVLLNNATAIGLIRTCVGYFLFLFALPVLSLGLAAMLIIQLLQWFLALELTKMVVTLTVCFVPVVLRLWTRFSLNPIVVFRSLSRSSIVKLILVWLSAVVLFCWMYVYRSEGMKVYNSTLTWPEYSNLCGPQAWKESNMAQTQILCSHLEGHRVTWTGRFKYVRVTDIENGPHSVINLLPVFLGNWMRCLYGDPYPLCEEVKNATAVPQPRPVPAPPPEDPLCKLKKLAKHECHIKRFDRYKFEVTMGMPLERKTKNGTIIEDEDATKDIVLKASNEFKSVLLHLKTGSMVEFSTILEGRLGSKWPVFELKAIHCMSCDNARMPSRRQYKIEHDWRRTAQHALQFGFDFFFNPFLTAQLEQHSEAEAETETVTQEGG